One genomic segment of Mobula hypostoma chromosome 2, sMobHyp1.1, whole genome shotgun sequence includes these proteins:
- the LOC134337289 gene encoding uncharacterized protein LOC134337289 → MLMEAWTLFVTVQMFRVCVAEPKPLSEIPAVVTADIGQMVELSCELTYRVEVASNVFWYKQRADEPPVAIKSTECKENGCRTTYKKGSGDRTSVLELRDVRVEDSGSYYCSRRHSRLAKGPTLLVGDSSTNRTYMQVFVPPSERTGSVHLACLVGGLSSIQIVIYWNISGQIMEGWSDTGRLDPDQSYSVRSQVPVPVETWMSGGDCTCIAQLGGAGKSIIKSVSHITIEPDQGWCPPTAILLGILVFLVILIIIRISKQRRSGAHRQLATHQVHGTAAQSQAPIVYASLEFGASASPLR, encoded by the exons ATGTTGATGGAAGCTTGGACCCTGTTCGTTACCGTTCAAATGTTTCGTGTTTGCG TTGCAGAACCCAAGCCGCTTTCTGAAATTCCAGCTGTAGTGACTGCAGATATCGGTCAGATGGTTGAACTCTCCTGCGAACTCACGTACAGAGTGGAGGTCGCAAGCAATGTGTTCTGGTACAAACAGCGTGCGGATGAACCCCCGGTAGCAATCAAATCCACGGAATGCAAAGAAAACGGCTGTCGGACCACTTACAAAAAAGGCTCCGGCGATCGCACATCAGTGCTGGAACTCCGGGACGTCCGTGTGGAGGATTCGGGTTCCTACTACTGTTCTAGAAGGCATTCGCGGCTTGCGAAGGGACCCACGCTCCTGGTTGGAG ACAGCTCCACCAACCGGACCTACATGCAGGTATTTGTCCCGCCGTCTGAAAGGACCGGGTCGGTTCACCTGGCGTGTCTGGTCGGCGGACTTTCTTCCATCCAGATTGTCATTTACTGGAACATATCCGGACAGATCATGGAAGGATGGAGCGATACCGGCAGGCTTGACCCAGACCAGAGCTATAGTGTTAGAAGTCAGGTGCCGGTCCCAGTGGAAACCTGGATGAGCGGCGGAGACTGCACCTGTATCGCACAACTCGGGGGTGCGGGAAAGAGCATAATCAAGAGCGTGTCCCATATCACCATTGAACCAGATCAAG gctggtgtcctcccacagcgATCCTCCTTGGGATCCTTGTCTTCCTGGTTATCCTAATTATTATTCGGATCTCTAAACAACGGAGATCAG GGGCCCATCGTCAATTGGCGACGCACCAAGTACACGGCACTGCGGCTCAG TCCCAAGCGCCGATCGTTTACGCCTCTCTCGAGTTCGGTGCATCAGCCTCTCCCCTCAGATGA